A region from the Kineothrix sp. IPX-CK genome encodes:
- a CDS encoding transketolase, whose amino-acid sequence MAYDKELIKELEQKARKLREDVVVSIGVGVAGHIGGSNSAADLVTALYFYKMKHDPKNPRMEDRDRFLLSKGHVAILQYAALAEAGYFPVEDLKHTKAIGSYLQGHPDVQKTPGIEAGTGSLGQGLSIGLGMALGQKLNKIDRKTYVLVGDGEVAEGQIWEAAMAAAAYKADNLVALVDRNRLQANGKVKDRLDSGDIIAKLMGFGWHVIEIDGHNMEEILTALDEADTVKGMPIAIVANTVKGKGVSFAENVVSYHNGMLTEETYHQALEELSR is encoded by the coding sequence ATGGCATATGATAAGGAACTGATAAAAGAGCTGGAACAAAAGGCCCGCAAGCTGCGGGAAGATGTTGTGGTAAGCATAGGCGTGGGAGTAGCCGGACATATTGGGGGCTCGAATTCCGCCGCAGATCTTGTAACCGCATTGTACTTTTATAAAATGAAGCACGACCCGAAGAATCCCAGGATGGAGGACAGGGACCGTTTTCTGCTGAGCAAGGGTCATGTGGCGATACTGCAATATGCGGCATTGGCGGAAGCGGGATATTTTCCGGTAGAGGATTTAAAGCATACGAAAGCAATAGGTTCCTACTTGCAGGGACATCCTGACGTGCAGAAGACGCCGGGTATCGAAGCGGGTACGGGCTCCTTGGGACAAGGTCTGTCCATAGGTTTAGGCATGGCACTCGGACAGAAATTGAATAAAATAGACAGAAAGACTTATGTTCTCGTCGGAGACGGCGAAGTGGCGGAGGGACAGATATGGGAAGCCGCTATGGCAGCCGCTGCTTATAAGGCGGATAATCTGGTAGCGCTTGTGGATAGGAACAGGTTGCAGGCCAACGGCAAGGTAAAGGACCGTCTGGACTCCGGAGATATCATAGCGAAACTCATGGGCTTCGGATGGCATGTCATCGAGATAGACGGACATAACATGGAGGAAATACTGACCGCACTGGATGAGGCGGACACCGTAAAAGGAATGCCCATAGCTATTGTTGCAAACACGGTCAAGGGAAAAGGCGTCAGTTTCGCGGAAAATGTGGTAAGCTATCACAACGGAATGCTGACGGAAGAAACTTATCATCAGGCACTGGAAGAGTTATCCAGATAG
- a CDS encoding transketolase family protein, which yields MSYTNQRIAYGSTLVELGKNDDRIVVLDADLGGSTMGKLFEAQYPERYFEMGIAEANMTSVAAGLAQSGKVPFTNSFAVFSGGRAFDQIRQTIAIGELNVKICGSSSGLSDFGDGATHQCVEDMAIFRAVPNMTVLCPADANETVEAVKAMVETDGPFYIRLNRNDYPNVIEEGEKFEIGKPRLLKEGSDIVVFATGYMVGLAMEAAKELEREISVKVVNVSTIKPMNDQAVIDLVKGCKAVVTAEEHNVRGGMGSAVAEVLCKECKPIEFVGIQDTFGCSAYNYKEVLEYHGLTKEAIKEAVQKMYHM from the coding sequence ATGAGTTATACGAATCAAAGAATTGCATATGGAAGCACCTTGGTGGAGCTTGGAAAAAACGATGACAGAATCGTTGTATTGGATGCCGATCTGGGCGGTTCTACTATGGGAAAGCTGTTCGAGGCACAATACCCGGAGAGATATTTTGAGATGGGAATTGCCGAGGCGAATATGACCAGCGTGGCAGCAGGATTGGCACAGAGCGGAAAGGTACCTTTCACCAATTCCTTCGCAGTATTCTCGGGAGGAAGGGCGTTTGATCAGATACGCCAGACCATCGCCATAGGAGAATTGAATGTAAAGATCTGCGGTTCCTCTTCGGGCCTATCCGATTTCGGAGACGGCGCTACCCACCAGTGTGTGGAGGATATGGCTATTTTTCGTGCAGTGCCCAATATGACGGTGCTCTGCCCGGCGGATGCCAATGAAACGGTGGAAGCGGTAAAAGCGATGGTAGAGACGGATGGACCTTTTTATATACGGCTGAACAGAAACGATTACCCGAATGTTATCGAAGAAGGTGAGAAGTTTGAAATAGGAAAGCCCAGATTGCTCAAGGAAGGGTCGGATATCGTGGTATTTGCTACAGGTTATATGGTAGGGCTGGCGATGGAAGCCGCAAAAGAACTGGAGCGCGAAATATCGGTGAAGGTAGTAAATGTTTCTACCATTAAGCCAATGAATGATCAGGCTGTCATCGATCTGGTAAAAGGCTGTAAGGCGGTAGTCACTGCGGAAGAACACAATGTCAGGGGCGGAATGGGAAGCGCGGTAGCGGAAGTTCTCTGCAAGGAATGCAAACCCATCGAGTTTGTAGGAATTCAGGACACCTTCGGATGCAGCGCATATAATTACAAGGAAGTGCTTGAGTATCACGGACTGACAAAAGAGGCAATCAAAGAGGCCGTACAAAAGATGTATCATATGTAA
- the garR gene encoding 2-hydroxy-3-oxopropionate reductase, translating to MRIGFIGLGIMGKPMVNNLLKAGHEVIVYDVIQENVDAAVGAGAASANSSKNVAEQCNLIITMLPNSPHVKSVVLGENGVLAGAKEGTVLVDMSSIAPLASQELCKACAEKGVRMIDAPVSGGEPKAVDGTLSIMAGGEKEVFDQVYDILMAMGASAVHCGDIGAGNTTKLANQIIVALNIAAVSEALMLSTRAGVDPIKVFDAIKGGLAGSTVMNAKVPMITDGNFNPGFKIDLHIKDLNNALETGHGVGAPLPFTAQVMEILQNLHMDGLGQCDHSAIAKYYEKLTGTEIRK from the coding sequence ATGCGTATAGGTTTTATTGGACTTGGGATCATGGGAAAGCCGATGGTCAATAATCTGCTGAAAGCAGGACATGAGGTTATTGTATATGATGTAATTCAGGAAAATGTAGATGCCGCAGTGGGCGCGGGAGCTGCTTCGGCAAATTCCTCGAAAAACGTTGCGGAGCAATGTAATCTGATCATCACGATGCTGCCTAATTCTCCTCATGTAAAAAGCGTGGTTTTAGGCGAAAACGGTGTTTTAGCGGGTGCGAAAGAGGGTACGGTCTTAGTGGATATGAGCTCCATTGCACCGCTGGCTTCACAGGAATTATGTAAAGCCTGTGCCGAAAAGGGTGTTAGAATGATCGATGCGCCCGTATCCGGCGGCGAGCCGAAAGCTGTCGACGGGACGTTGTCCATAATGGCAGGCGGCGAGAAAGAAGTCTTCGACCAGGTCTATGACATTCTGATGGCTATGGGCGCAAGTGCGGTCCACTGCGGCGATATCGGTGCGGGCAACACGACAAAGCTGGCAAATCAGATCATCGTAGCACTTAATATTGCGGCGGTATCCGAAGCACTCATGCTGAGTACAAGAGCGGGTGTAGATCCCATAAAGGTTTTCGATGCGATCAAGGGCGGACTTGCCGGTTCTACTGTTATGAATGCCAAGGTGCCCATGATAACGGATGGTAATTTTAATCCGGGATTTAAGATCGACCTTCACATAAAAGATTTGAACAATGCTTTGGAAACCGGACATGGAGTAGGCGCGCCGCTTCCTTTCACGGCCCAGGTGATGGAAATTCTTCAAAATCTTCATATGGACGGTCTCGGACAATGTGACCACAGTGCAATTGCGAAATATTATGAGAAGCTGACCGGAACGGAAATACGAAAATAA
- a CDS encoding glycerate kinase — MRILIASDSFKGSLSSAQVAENIKAGILGVYSDAEIKYISVADGGEGTVEAVISGSGGKMVNTPVMGPDGKMLDSFFGILEDGSAIIEMAAASGLPLVPERERDIMKATTYGTGQLLKAAMDNGCMKIYIGVGGSATNDGGIGMAQALGASFKDDRGEEVGFGGGQLSRIAKIDVSRMDERLRRTEIIVMSDVTNPLCGPSGASAVYGPQKGASPEQVVLLDEGLSHLAKVIEETLTIDIRNMKGAGAAGGLGGGLAAFTGAVIRSGIDAVLDMSDFAQKAEWADLIITGEGRIDFQSSYGKVISGIAGRAGKYGVPIAAIAGSLSEGSQEVYKIGISCMEAAVCRPMPLEEAMGEKAGELVADAAERLMRGIKVGTMQRDRACHECLGTPNNRLQ; from the coding sequence ATGAGAATTTTAATTGCGTCGGACTCATTTAAAGGAAGCTTAAGCAGCGCTCAGGTGGCGGAAAACATAAAAGCGGGAATATTAGGGGTTTATTCAGATGCGGAAATAAAGTATATTTCCGTAGCTGACGGCGGAGAGGGCACAGTAGAAGCCGTCATATCCGGCAGCGGAGGGAAAATGGTAAATACGCCTGTAATGGGGCCTGACGGTAAGATGCTCGATTCCTTTTTCGGCATATTGGAGGACGGCTCCGCCATAATCGAAATGGCGGCAGCTTCGGGGTTGCCCCTCGTTCCCGAACGGGAACGCGATATAATGAAAGCTACTACTTATGGGACCGGCCAGCTTCTAAAGGCAGCGATGGATAACGGCTGCATGAAAATTTATATCGGAGTCGGCGGTTCGGCGACCAATGACGGCGGAATCGGTATGGCACAGGCTCTCGGTGCTTCTTTTAAGGATGACAGAGGAGAAGAAGTCGGCTTTGGCGGCGGGCAGCTTAGCAGAATAGCGAAGATTGATGTAAGCCGCATGGATGAACGTCTTAGACGGACGGAGATCATTGTGATGAGCGATGTGACCAATCCCCTTTGCGGACCTTCGGGAGCATCGGCTGTTTACGGACCGCAGAAGGGTGCGAGTCCTGAACAAGTCGTGCTTCTGGATGAGGGGCTTTCCCATTTGGCAAAGGTTATAGAAGAGACACTGACTATAGACATAAGGAATATGAAAGGTGCCGGTGCCGCAGGAGGTCTTGGCGGCGGTCTCGCGGCATTTACAGGTGCAGTCATCCGTTCAGGGATCGATGCGGTACTGGATATGTCGGACTTCGCCCAAAAGGCGGAATGGGCAGACCTGATCATTACCGGCGAGGGTCGTATTGATTTTCAATCCTCATATGGAAAGGTGATTTCCGGTATTGCTGGGAGGGCGGGGAAATACGGCGTTCCCATAGCGGCAATTGCCGGTTCTCTCTCGGAAGGATCACAAGAGGTATATAAGATCGGCATCAGCTGCATGGAAGCGGCGGTATGCAGGCCGATGCCGTTGGAAGAAGCTATGGGGGAAAAGGCGGGAGAGCTGGTAGCCGATGCCGCAGAGCGGCTGATGCGCGGCATCAAGGTCGGTACCATGCAAAGAGACCGCGCGTGTCACGAGTGCCTGGGTACTCCGAATAATCGTCTGCAATAG
- a CDS encoding EFR1 family ferrodoxin (N-terminal region resembles flavodoxins. C-terminal ferrodoxin region binds two 4Fe-4S clusters.), with product MKNIIYYFTGTGNSLRAAQVIAKQLGDTEIISMRCDPKDVPSEDAERIGFIFPVHHWTMPEYAIYFVEQVKLNPKAYIFAVSTPGMINGGCQDKLAKLLQEKHCTLSYGEKVYSVANYVAIYPPFPNPEKRVPKTEEQLASIAREIAEKKLRNPPHANAITRWLAPRKMQKFIEHCPSNDKYFSVWDDCISCGLCAKVCPSHNISFKNSKPTFLHQCSQCMACVSFCPKQAINFPKYTRKRKKYHNPHITAADIVSDKKLYPPNH from the coding sequence ATGAAAAATATCATCTACTATTTTACAGGGACAGGAAACAGCCTTCGTGCCGCACAAGTCATTGCCAAGCAACTAGGTGATACAGAAATCATCTCCATGCGATGCGATCCAAAGGATGTTCCGTCAGAGGATGCTGAAAGAATTGGTTTTATTTTCCCGGTGCATCACTGGACGATGCCGGAATATGCGATCTATTTTGTAGAGCAGGTAAAGCTGAACCCGAAGGCATACATTTTTGCAGTCTCCACACCTGGGATGATCAACGGAGGTTGTCAGGATAAACTGGCCAAATTGCTGCAAGAAAAGCACTGTACACTTTCCTATGGCGAAAAAGTGTACAGTGTTGCCAATTATGTAGCTATATACCCACCGTTTCCAAACCCTGAAAAGCGCGTTCCCAAAACAGAAGAACAGCTTGCTTCTATTGCAAGGGAGATTGCGGAAAAGAAGTTGCGGAATCCTCCTCACGCCAATGCGATAACACGATGGCTTGCACCACGGAAAATGCAGAAGTTTATTGAGCATTGTCCCTCAAACGATAAATATTTTTCCGTTTGGGATGACTGTATTTCCTGTGGTCTTTGCGCCAAGGTCTGCCCCAGTCATAATATCAGTTTTAAAAATAGCAAGCCAACGTTTCTCCATCAATGCAGCCAGTGTATGGCCTGTGTTTCTTTCTGTCCAAAACAGGCAATCAATTTCCCAAAGTATACACGGAAACGGAAAAAATATCACAATCCACATATCACAGCGGCAGATATCGTTTCAGACAAAAAGCTGTATCCTCCAAACCACTGA
- a CDS encoding TetR/AcrR family transcriptional regulator, which produces MKDTQNPIALRSREWLTNALLELMKDKPFHEISISEIAEKADLSRRTFYRFFSSKEEVICFHLETIWRTGALQFSADKDHSYFHTIRWYLELWYEHKDLALLLYRNDLISLLLQEYNHLFHEVYLMRKGNYPLAKQPEAMKYALSYSVGGLTNILWQWAGDGMQKSPEEIANLLLTAIRLPDQE; this is translated from the coding sequence ATGAAAGATACACAAAATCCAATTGCTTTACGTTCCAGAGAATGGTTGACAAATGCTCTTTTGGAGTTGATGAAAGATAAACCGTTTCACGAAATCAGTATTTCAGAGATTGCGGAAAAAGCAGATTTGTCCCGTAGAACTTTTTATCGTTTTTTTTCTTCCAAAGAAGAAGTGATTTGTTTCCATCTGGAGACAATTTGGCGTACAGGAGCGCTGCAGTTTTCCGCTGATAAAGATCACAGTTATTTTCATACGATTCGTTGGTATCTGGAGCTTTGGTATGAACATAAGGACCTGGCTCTTTTGCTTTATCGCAACGATCTGATATCGCTGTTGCTGCAAGAGTACAACCATCTTTTTCATGAAGTGTATCTGATGCGGAAAGGCAATTATCCTTTGGCTAAGCAGCCGGAGGCAATGAAATATGCTCTTTCTTATAGTGTAGGTGGACTTACAAACATTCTTTGGCAGTGGGCAGGCGACGGAATGCAGAAATCGCCTGAAGAAATTGCCAATCTGCTGTTGACTGCCATCCGGTTACCTGATCAGGAGTAA
- a CDS encoding DNA alkylation repair protein has protein sequence MNVRVEEIRKEIYDLADEKYREFQIRLLPGTGNFVGVRLPRLREMAKKIAKYEGEEYLRIALCRNPEEELFEEIMLQGMIIGYMKTDISDIFSYTERFIPKIDNWSVCDSFCGGLKHTVRYPLQMWEWLQRYLHSDEEFAIRFGVVMLLNYYICDSYINDLFPIFDEIHHEGYYVKMAVAWAISLCYGKYPKETTEYLNNSRLDDFTYHKALQKITELRSAGKAEKDMMKKMRRMNL, from the coding sequence ATGAATGTAAGAGTAGAAGAAATAAGAAAAGAAATATATGATCTGGCAGATGAAAAATACCGGGAGTTTCAAATCCGTCTTCTGCCCGGAACAGGAAATTTTGTCGGGGTACGGCTTCCCAGGCTTCGGGAAATGGCAAAGAAGATAGCGAAGTATGAGGGCGAAGAATATTTAAGGATTGCCCTTTGCAGGAACCCGGAAGAGGAACTGTTCGAGGAAATCATGCTGCAGGGAATGATTATCGGATATATGAAAACAGATATATCCGATATTTTTTCTTATACGGAAAGGTTCATTCCCAAGATAGATAACTGGTCAGTCTGCGACAGCTTTTGCGGAGGACTTAAACATACCGTGCGGTATCCTTTGCAGATGTGGGAATGGCTGCAAAGGTATTTGCATTCGGACGAGGAATTCGCCATACGTTTCGGTGTGGTCATGCTTTTGAACTATTATATATGTGACAGCTACATCAATGATTTGTTTCCTATATTCGATGAGATTCATCATGAAGGATATTACGTGAAGATGGCGGTAGCATGGGCCATATCGCTCTGCTATGGGAAATACCCGAAGGAGACGACGGAATATCTGAATAATAGCCGCCTGGATGATTTCACTTATCACAAAGCGCTGCAGAAGATAACGGAGCTTCGAAGTGCCGGGAAAGCGGAAAAAGATATGATGAAAAAAATGAGACGAATGAATCTGTGA
- a CDS encoding amylo-alpha-1,6-glucosidase → MITRKYGQGSFKSFKAGIEREWAITNGIGGYAGSTLIGANTRKHHGLLIASLHAPVERHLILSRINETVRIEDKDYSLAAVQRKGNVLEEGQKYLQRFVFDAVPSYTYRVQDVFLTKAISMEYGKNKTAILYEIENGSRHSEICLTPLFNFRDHSSFSLPEQLCFEASHDRHMITLVPEGPHIDGHAGYKIKFSVSEGNISERNETYDTDMELQTEIDTGMSAIDNNFTPYDIWIPLKPYEKKKVSVICCLQKKDEEEEIKSADSIIEASKKRMEALIEKAGYKDELADALVQAADAFIVDRVSTGSKTVLAGLPWFTDWGRDTMIALQGLTLATKRYEDARGILRTFAKYVKDGLVPNMFPDEGMPPFYNTVDASLLYFYSVYMYLKYTGGEEDFLFVKEEIYPKLKEIITYYKKGTLFHIYMDKDSLIHAGGDLDQVTWMDVRVDDWVVTPRHGKPVEINALWYNALKVMEFLAKRYLEDAGGYHELAKAVKESFNQKFWNAEKQCLYDVVEEERNRTVGNNGQIRPNQIWAVFLPFTMLSPEKEKKVVETVWSHLYAGCGLRSLSPEDEEYKGIYFGKLHDRDAAYHQGTAWAFPLGGFISAYVKVNGYSEESKLFARKLLEPAEDHMWDGCIGSIAEIFDGNPPHISRGCYAQAWSVGEILRAYTEDILTKVYR, encoded by the coding sequence ATGATAACGAGAAAATACGGACAAGGAAGCTTTAAAAGTTTTAAAGCGGGCATAGAGAGGGAATGGGCCATTACTAATGGAATCGGCGGGTATGCGGGAAGTACCCTCATAGGCGCTAATACGCGTAAACATCATGGCCTTTTGATAGCCAGTCTTCATGCGCCGGTAGAGCGGCATCTGATTTTATCCCGTATAAATGAAACTGTCCGCATAGAGGATAAGGATTATTCTCTGGCTGCGGTACAGAGAAAGGGAAACGTCTTGGAGGAGGGGCAAAAATATTTGCAGCGTTTTGTATTCGATGCCGTTCCCTCCTACACATACCGGGTTCAGGACGTGTTTCTCACGAAGGCAATAAGCATGGAGTACGGGAAAAACAAAACGGCTATCTTATATGAAATAGAAAATGGCAGCAGGCATTCGGAAATCTGTTTAACGCCCTTATTCAATTTCAGAGATCACAGTAGCTTTTCGCTTCCTGAGCAGCTTTGTTTTGAGGCCAGCCATGACAGACATATGATTACTCTGGTTCCGGAAGGCCCGCACATCGATGGTCATGCAGGCTATAAAATTAAGTTCAGCGTATCGGAAGGAAATATTTCAGAGAGAAACGAAACGTATGATACCGATATGGAGCTGCAAACGGAGATCGATACGGGAATGAGCGCTATTGACAATAATTTTACTCCCTACGATATATGGATACCGCTTAAGCCCTATGAGAAAAAGAAGGTGTCTGTTATCTGCTGTTTGCAGAAAAAGGATGAGGAAGAGGAAATAAAGTCAGCAGATTCCATTATTGAAGCTAGTAAGAAGCGTATGGAGGCTTTAATAGAAAAGGCCGGTTATAAGGATGAGCTTGCGGATGCGCTTGTTCAAGCGGCGGATGCTTTTATCGTAGACAGAGTATCTACCGGCAGCAAGACTGTTCTGGCAGGTCTGCCTTGGTTTACCGATTGGGGCAGGGATACGATGATAGCGCTTCAGGGGCTGACACTTGCGACGAAGAGATATGAAGATGCCAGAGGAATTCTGCGTACTTTCGCAAAGTATGTAAAGGACGGGCTGGTGCCGAATATGTTTCCCGACGAAGGGATGCCGCCTTTTTACAATACGGTGGACGCATCCCTGCTGTATTTTTATTCAGTATATATGTACTTGAAATATACGGGCGGGGAGGAGGATTTTCTCTTTGTGAAAGAGGAAATCTATCCGAAACTGAAGGAAATTATAACTTATTATAAGAAGGGAACGCTGTTTCATATTTATATGGATAAGGACAGCCTGATTCATGCAGGAGGTGATCTGGACCAAGTGACATGGATGGATGTCCGCGTGGATGACTGGGTGGTCACGCCCAGACACGGCAAGCCTGTAGAAATCAACGCGCTCTGGTATAATGCGCTAAAGGTAATGGAGTTCTTGGCGAAGCGTTACCTGGAGGATGCGGGAGGATACCATGAGCTTGCGAAAGCTGTAAAGGAATCTTTCAATCAAAAATTCTGGAACGCGGAAAAGCAATGTTTATATGATGTAGTTGAGGAAGAGAGAAACAGGACGGTCGGAAACAACGGACAAATCAGACCTAATCAAATATGGGCGGTATTCCTTCCATTTACAATGCTTTCTCCTGAGAAGGAGAAAAAGGTGGTGGAAACCGTCTGGTCCCATCTTTATGCGGGCTGCGGACTTCGTTCGTTATCTCCTGAGGATGAGGAATATAAGGGCATTTACTTCGGGAAGCTGCACGACAGAGACGCAGCATATCATCAGGGGACTGCGTGGGCGTTTCCGCTTGGCGGTTTTATTAGCGCGTATGTGAAAGTAAACGGATACAGCGAAGAAAGCAAGCTGTTTGCGAGAAAGCTGTTAGAACCGGCAGAAGACCATATGTGGGATGGGTGCATCGGTTCCATCGCAGAGATTTTTGATGGGAACCCGCCCCATATTTCCAGAGGCTGCTATGCACAAGCATGGAGCGTAGGCGAGATACTGAGAGCGTATACGGAGGATATTCTTACAAAGGTATACCGATAA
- a CDS encoding VanZ family protein, which yields MSDFTVLVVNTFSAYIGVIPFLIILQIFFWKYKLPKRHQFGLYIYSLAICTILMASDTPSLYQIDFYPTFNFIPFYGFGDNLEHYIQCFLIFLPFGLLLPTLWKQFQPAKETIISGILFSLLIEISQIYCLATTATTDITDVIMNTLGTLAGYFIFLQVKDMRFMGRMCLDSEDMSLRNLSRWEVYIYLFTPWIITFLLTPFISNAIWDLLWDTVIGIPL from the coding sequence ATGTCGGATTTTACAGTTTTAGTTGTTAATACTTTTTCTGCTTATATAGGGGTTATTCCCTTTCTTATTATACTGCAAATATTTTTTTGGAAGTATAAGCTCCCGAAACGCCATCAGTTCGGGCTATACATTTATTCCCTGGCTATCTGTACCATTTTAATGGCTTCGGATACACCTTCCTTATATCAGATAGATTTCTATCCGACGTTTAATTTCATACCGTTTTACGGCTTCGGAGACAATTTGGAGCATTACATCCAGTGCTTTTTGATATTTTTACCCTTCGGTCTGCTGCTCCCCACCTTGTGGAAGCAGTTTCAGCCTGCGAAAGAAACAATCATCTCCGGTATTTTATTTTCACTGTTAATAGAAATATCGCAGATATATTGCCTCGCTACCACGGCGACTACAGATATTACCGACGTTATCATGAATACCCTTGGAACCTTGGCAGGCTATTTTATCTTCCTTCAGGTGAAGGATATGCGTTTCATGGGCCGGATGTGTCTGGATTCCGAAGATATGTCCCTTAGGAACCTTTCCAGATGGGAGGTCTATATTTACCTTTTTACTCCCTGGATCATCACCTTCCTGTTGACACCTTTTATATCTAACGCGATTTGGGACCTTCTTTGGGATACTGTTATCGGTATACCTTTGTAA
- a CDS encoding ATP synthase subunit I — MKVDKVVKKETINMGLGILVCSAITQIVFLIFKAYSLAVLLGSIYGGAIALLNFFLMGITVQSVTKLEDENMAKKKMQFSYSMRQLGLVLLLGAGMYIAVNFQIFHWLPILLAVVYPRLIILFFGFFRKEQHLKEGDIS; from the coding sequence ATGAAAGTTGACAAGGTTGTGAAAAAGGAAACAATAAATATGGGGTTAGGTATATTAGTATGTAGTGCCATTACTCAAATTGTTTTCTTGATTTTTAAAGCGTATAGTTTGGCAGTACTTTTAGGTTCAATATATGGAGGTGCCATAGCCCTTCTTAACTTCTTCTTAATGGGAATAACGGTTCAAAGCGTGACAAAGCTGGAAGATGAAAATATGGCAAAAAAGAAAATGCAATTTTCGTATTCCATGCGTCAATTAGGGCTTGTATTATTACTTGGTGCGGGTATGTACATTGCGGTGAATTTTCAAATTTTTCACTGGTTGCCGATTTTGCTTGCTGTAGTTTATCCAAGGTTAATAATACTATTCTTTGGATTTTTTAGAAAAGAACAGCATTTAAAGGAAGGTGATATTTCATGA
- a CDS encoding FoF1 ATP synthase subunit a gives MNVEITGAKILLRLPLGIVITETQVNMWLVMIVIALLCRWLTSNLQIKPAGKKQVVAEYLVNIANKFVQDNMGERFKAFAPFIAALFSLAAFCSLSSLLGLYPPTSDLNTTVGWALIVFFLIMYYKIKTNGVKGYLKGLTEPFAILTPFNIIGEFSTPISMAFRLFGNASAGVVISTLLYAALAWLSGIVFQWLPGALAGIPLLQLGLPAILSIYFDLFSSVLQAFIFCILTIIYVSTAASKE, from the coding sequence ATGAATGTAGAAATAACTGGAGCAAAAATACTGCTCAGGCTGCCTTTAGGAATAGTAATTACGGAAACACAAGTAAACATGTGGCTGGTGATGATCGTAATTGCCTTGTTGTGCAGATGGCTCACAAGTAATCTGCAAATTAAGCCGGCAGGGAAAAAACAAGTAGTAGCAGAATATCTGGTCAATATCGCAAATAAATTCGTGCAAGATAATATGGGTGAGAGATTTAAGGCTTTTGCCCCTTTTATAGCAGCATTATTTTCGCTTGCGGCGTTTTGCAGTTTAAGCAGTCTTCTGGGGCTCTATCCGCCGACCTCCGATCTTAATACGACTGTCGGCTGGGCCCTGATTGTTTTCTTCCTGATTATGTATTATAAAATCAAGACAAATGGTGTGAAAGGATATTTAAAAGGACTCACAGAGCCTTTTGCGATTTTGACCCCTTTTAATATTATAGGAGAGTTTTCAACACCAATATCCATGGCATTCCGTTTGTTTGGCAATGCTTCAGCCGGGGTTGTAATATCAACGCTGTTGTATGCAGCGCTCGCATGGCTTAGTGGCATAGTATTCCAATGGCTGCCCGGGGCGTTAGCTGGTATTCCATTATTGCAACTGGGACTTCCTGCTATATTATCAATTTACTTTGATTTATTTAGCAGTGTTTTACAGGCTTTTATATTCTGCATATTAACGATTATCTATGTATCGACTGCAGCAAGTAAAGAATAA
- the atpE gene encoding ATP synthase F0 subunit C: protein MERALVLMGCAIGAGISMIAGVGPGIGEGYAVGKACEAIGRQPECKGDVTTTMLMGCAVAETTGLYGLIVSMLLIFVAPGMFIGKL, encoded by the coding sequence ATGGAAAGAGCTTTAGTATTAATGGGATGCGCTATTGGCGCCGGAATATCAATGATAGCAGGTGTTGGTCCTGGTATCGGTGAGGGCTACGCGGTAGGAAAGGCTTGCGAAGCCATCGGACGTCAGCCGGAATGCAAGGGTGATGTTACAACTACTATGTTAATGGGTTGCGCTGTTGCAGAGACAACAGGTCTGTATGGATTGATTGTAAGCATGTTACTTATTTTCGTTGCACCAGGTATGTTTATTGGCAAGCTGTAA
- the atpF gene encoding F0F1 ATP synthase subunit B has product MPETLEFLSINTWQTIMAMGNLLILFLIVKKFLFKPVNDILKKRADEVDNIYSEAENLRTEAKENKDLYEEKMKKAKAETDLMIKSATERANYRGEEIIKEATVEAENRKRKAESDIALTKKKAVSEMKDNVIEMVIDLAQQVVEKEINADIHENLIDSAIEELGERV; this is encoded by the coding sequence ATGCCTGAAACATTAGAATTTTTATCTATAAATACTTGGCAGACCATCATGGCTATGGGAAATTTATTGATTCTTTTTCTGATTGTCAAAAAATTCTTGTTCAAACCTGTAAATGACATCTTAAAGAAAAGAGCTGATGAAGTAGATAATATTTACTCCGAAGCAGAAAATTTGCGTACAGAGGCAAAAGAGAACAAGGATTTGTATGAAGAGAAGATGAAGAAGGCAAAAGCTGAAACTGACTTAATGATTAAATCTGCAACAGAACGAGCCAATTATCGCGGTGAAGAAATTATAAAAGAAGCAACTGTCGAAGCAGAGAATCGTAAACGAAAAGCAGAATCTGATATCGCTCTCACGAAGAAAAAAGCCGTAAGCGAAATGAAAGACAATGTTATCGAAATGGTTATTGATTTGGCGCAACAAGTGGTAGAAAAAGAAATAAATGCGGATATTCATGAAAATCTGATCGATTCTGCAATTGAAGAATTGGGTGAACGCGTATGA